One genomic region from Rosa rugosa chromosome 1, drRosRugo1.1, whole genome shotgun sequence encodes:
- the LOC133728199 gene encoding uncharacterized protein LOC133728199 — protein sequence MSMNIEALFSVLLVALCSTVLLANAQFLPPNAPSIPGLFPPGMPQDALKCWSSLTNISGCALEVFRSIFSLQFGNIGPNCCKAFIGLEQSCWPRMFPLNPFFPPLLNNSCSLRGGFVPPA from the coding sequence ATGTCAATGAACATTGAAGCATTGTTTTCAGTGCTACTAGTGGCACTATGCAGTACTGTCTTGCTAGCCAATGCGCAGTTTCTACCACCCAATGCTCCTTCGATTCCAGGCCTGTTTCCACCAGGAATGCCGCAGGATGCACTAAAGTGTTGGTCATCCCTAACCAACATTAGTGGATGTGCTTTGGAAGTCTTTCGCTCTATTTTCAGCTTGCAATTTGGCAACATTGGTCCCAACTGTTGCAAGGCCTTTATTGGTTTGGAGCAAAGCTGTTGGCCTAGAATGTTTCCTTTGAATCCTTTCTTTCCTCCATTGCTCAACAACAGCTGTTCTCTCAGAGGAGGTTTTGTGCCACCGGCATGA